One segment of Clavelina lepadiformis chromosome 2, kaClaLepa1.1, whole genome shotgun sequence DNA contains the following:
- the LOC143446403 gene encoding receptor-type tyrosine-protein phosphatase alpha-like → MTSKDKDVPYINASIISDNFTCLHIVFQTYNAGCYFIVAQDPVPTNIDIFWRCVVDNCIACIVTLDEDESCVKYWPENNATVTFENIKVKTTGITQSSYCVKRTLEVSKANLVPRVVKQIELKDWPANGIPPSTNSLLETISAVEKCQTNAQEVKGKKILALVHCRDGSSQAGTFCAISNLVDRLKNENCVDVFRTVKDIRDLRQGAVGNIELYKYCYQAVNEFLESFDLYANFK, encoded by the exons ATGACGTCTAAGGATAAGGATGTGCCATACATTAATGCTTCAATTATTTCG GATAACTTCACATGTTTGCATATTGTGTTTCAGACATACAATGCCGGTTGCTACTTTATCGTAGCCCAAGACCCTGTTCCTACCAACATTGACATATTTTGGCGTTGTGTGGTTGATAACTGCATCGCATGCATTGTTACGTTGGACGAG GACGAAAGCTGCGTAAAATACTGGCCAGAAAATAATGCAACCGTCACCTTCGAAAACATTAAAGTAAAAACAACCGGCATCACACAGTCCTCGTATTGCGTGAAAAGAACATTGGAAGTATCCAAGGCTAATCTG GTACCCCGCGTCGTAAAGCAAATAGAACTGAAGGACTGGCCGGCCAACGGAATTCCCCCTTCTACAAACTCGCTTCTAGAGACAATTTCAGCTgttgaaaaatgtcaaactAACGCACAAGAAGTCAAAGGGAAAAAAATTCTCGCACTCGTGCATTGCAG GGACGGATCTAGTCAGGCTGGCACATTCTGTGCCATTTCAAACCTCGTTGATCGATTGAAAAACGAGAACTGTGTAGATGTGTTCAGAACGGTCAAGGATATCCGAGATTTGCGTCAAGGCGCTGTTGGCAACATTGAGCTCTACAAGTATTGCTATCAGGCTGTCAACGAGTTTCTTGAGTCGTTCGACTTGTACGCAAATTTTAAATAG
- the LOC143445621 gene encoding tyrosine-protein phosphatase 27-like isoform X2, with amino-acid sequence MVTQLREGHKTKCEKYWHDPGKEMAFGNILVRTNNEIFYGGYICRYLCVKCTSSEETLAVTHFQYLSWPDHGIPPTTSSLHRLHRAALHAQMDNKSPLLVHSSAGVGRTGTFISLDILSEQLEREGKVNVFATVYQMRMKRTEMVQSLHEPLNTNYWNANSVQLAKHCSAVVC; translated from the exons ATGGTCACTCAGTTGAGGGAAGGCCACAag ACTAAATGTGAAAAATACTGGCATGACCCTGGCAAAGAAATGGCCTTTGGTAACATATTGGTTCGCACAAACAACGAAATATTCTACGGTGGCTACATCTGTAGATATCTCTGTGTTAAATGTACTTCATCTGAG GAAACATTGGCTGTAacacattttcaatatttGAGTTGGCCAGACCACGGTATACCACCCACAACATCCAGTCTACATCGACTCCATCGAGCTGCATTGCATGCTCAGATGGATAATAAAAGTCCGTTGCTTGTTCACAGCAG CGCTGGTGTGGGCAGAACGGGCACGTTTATTTCGCTTGATATTCTAAGCGAACAACTGGAACGTGAGGGTAAAGTCAATGTATTTGCAACGGTCTATCAGATGCGAATGAAGAGAACCGAAATGGTTCAAAGTCTG CATGAACCACTCAACACGAACTACTGGAATGCAAATTCAGTTCAATTGGCTAAACACTGTTCCGCCGTCGTTTGCTGA
- the LOC143445621 gene encoding receptor-type tyrosine-protein phosphatase C-like isoform X1 has translation MVTQLREGHKTKCEKYWHDPGKEMAFGNILVRTNNEIFYGGYICRYLCVKCTSSEETLAVTHFQYLSWPDHGIPPTTSSLHRLHRAALHAQMDNKSPLLVHSSAGVGRTGTFISLDILSEQLEREGKVNVFATVYQMRMKRTEMVQSLAQYVYIHKLLTEISMFENTDVDVSAFSQHEGCLNV, from the exons ATGGTCACTCAGTTGAGGGAAGGCCACAag ACTAAATGTGAAAAATACTGGCATGACCCTGGCAAAGAAATGGCCTTTGGTAACATATTGGTTCGCACAAACAACGAAATATTCTACGGTGGCTACATCTGTAGATATCTCTGTGTTAAATGTACTTCATCTGAG GAAACATTGGCTGTAacacattttcaatatttGAGTTGGCCAGACCACGGTATACCACCCACAACATCCAGTCTACATCGACTCCATCGAGCTGCATTGCATGCTCAGATGGATAATAAAAGTCCGTTGCTTGTTCACAGCAG CGCTGGTGTGGGCAGAACGGGCACGTTTATTTCGCTTGATATTCTAAGCGAACAACTGGAACGTGAGGGTAAAGTCAATGTATTTGCAACGGTCTATCAGATGCGAATGAAGAGAACCGAAATGGTTCAAAGTCTG GCTCAATACGTTTATATACACAAGCTGCTTACTGAGATATCCATGTTTGAAAATACTGATGTCGATGTTTCGGCGTTTTCGCAGCACGAAGGCTGCTTGAATGTGTAA
- the LOC143446414 gene encoding uncharacterized protein LOC143446414 translates to MTHLRILCKITPGIATILTPSDLYIDECSTGLDNCDENAKCSNTIGSFRCTCNSGYSGNGREGNCAGKAESQKYVELKEKCIYLMDFLMLKYFFLKAIFENFLRQPKSEIIKLFPIFNLVSSNLMYVAEFQILMNVEHEVHKMDTIVLYMLIALTHQQAVSLVDVVKVTLAMALIVQGRFSEQEKMQFRKVVGFSNCLPRCIQFRYFSNTVYTLYPGDASGIIEIDSEPAVTVDQGENINLSYNIAFVRDRVSCEPTSKSISLQTFNLNSRRSIDYSIPNADGSAVFLLSCALTIDGNTFRKNFQTYVTVQVPANIQLSASSIEVMRNSTTPVVVSCISDSNPRPTVMWLKNDKVISDRSGKFIYQELTEINDTASGSELILTKARYRDKGTYTCTATNVRESGESKDSVNLEVTVKGAPEIHHPVEYVVLPQNNKVEFTCTFDGYPQANVTWSFADGSSLPLTSQFEVSDNVNGSRRYRVSKILTVYGTQCKETSLLSYRCSAMNEYNLGNSAQSDVFAVGIGNDSLTYDRNLKSCRNAVKFCKSHGELVAVSTQAVLNKIRAVTRQNYWISAKSAFYWPGEVSQNVDGCVRIFRGDNRWSRFTDVNSSPLCEATRYAVQPSIGADPVVCDGRKLNISWTILPGATSFPHQIQVYLLSDVSSLIKAYEVQPGVQNLLIMDLKPQNGYFIQILPLFMGCGNAPLRGGRNAITGRGNLTAPDRIELTFNQSADTCTLAWPSVVKTGQDEEIGYVDIKITEFINSARSNTLNSADVNVTRVEKSRSNYVISNLNPNTDYQVEVGVVASSPCNDLIPTAWSDPVRGTCVTSPSIPTKVELSSIPPTTNGNLVMVTLAPVSERNGDVSCYFVVVQTTMAGENVTVESDISKLVQADSEPVDGQPYIAMALQRFDEEMEINLGDGSLTCCDVASLEEVDCTANSKSRKRREVSTIIRAQNRPLPANTSFTYYVLTSTPNGEEALYGASSRSGPFIVTQTLNNSNVNANSNTVIIVVIVVVVLLVGVVLAVVMIYRRRRSRAFRKTNAHYECPLPVPVPMENIAIEHHNYENVVANIPVDQEYEEYCPADENAFVQFNISAHDILACYKRKRLNKDAMFVEEFENTLRNEVTKQGVRTKDAELVQNQSKNRIDSILPSDIARVKLTIVQNDRSTDYINASFINGFSKSYQFIAAQSPKQNTIQDFWRMIVEQRCSVVAMLTRLEENYMVRCEKYWPDLEEEKIYGKFAVKTKSETSFGGYVFRKLTVQRLNSQDVVEINHFQYLDWPEHGVPSTTSSLFRFHQAVMSKQTSASVLVHCCEGAGRTGIFIALDCLSKQFASETKVNIFETVYKMRMERTEMIQNVAQYIYLHKLLAEVCQFGNTDVDMAAFHQYRNSLNVPNQLTSFTGMQNQFSRLEVVPPFFIKTLVAAKSISKDANTITGIVPYDHNLASVGMTSSDEKEPYINASNIPVCFRHMLSFVTVNLFLLFILSFAFKAYSSGFHFIIAQDPVPGNVHLFWRCIIENGIKCVVMLEEDKCLTNYWAPDGMDEAIFQDVTVRTTYMERLSSFIKRSIEVIKENAPEPYVVTQIHLKKWPKNGFPPSTNALFEMISLAEKCSKEAVEIRGKKFVSLVHCRDGSSQAGIFCAIANLLDRLKCESKVDVFRTVKDIRDLRQGAVGNIELYNYCYEAVCEYLDTSHLYDSIK, encoded by the exons ATGACCCATCTAAG AATTTTGTGCAAGATTACTCCTGGTATAGCCACTATATTAACACCATCCGACCTTT ATATCGATGAGTGTTCAACAGGTCTAGAcaactgtgatgaaaatgcaaaGTGTTCCAACACAATAGGGAGTTTCAGATGTACATGTAATTCTGGTTACTCCGGTAATGGCCGAGAAGGGAATTGTGCTG GCAAGGCAGAGTCACAAAAGTATGTTGAGTTAAAAGAGAAATGCATATATCTCATGGATTTCCTCATGTTGAAGTACTTTTTCTTAAAAGCCatctttgaaaattttcttcgGCAGCCCAAGTCCGAAA TAATTAAACTGTTTCCAATTTTCAACCTTGTCTCGTCCAATTTAATGTACGTCGCTGAATTTCAGATATTGATGAATGTCGAACACGAGGTACACAAAATGGACACAATTGTTCTCTATATGCTAATTGCCTTAACTCACCAGCAGGCAGTTTCACTTGTCGATGTCGTCAAGGTTACACTGGCAATGGCGTTGATTGTACAG GGGAGATTTagtgaacaagaaaaaatgcaattcCGGAAAGTGGTCGGgttttcaaattgtttgcCAAGATGTATTCAGTTTCGTTACTTTTCAAATACAGTTTATACATTGTACCCCGGCGATGCTTCAG GGATTATTGAAATCGATTCGGAACCAGCTGTGACAGTGGACCAAGGAGAGAACATAAATCTTTCTTATAATATTGCATTTGTTAGAGATAGGGTGTCTTGTGAACCGACTTCTAAATCAATTTCTTTGCAAACTTTCAACCTTAACAGCAGAAGAag cATAGACTACTCAATTCCAAATGCTGATGGAAGTGCTGTTTTTTTGCTTTCCTGCGCTCTAACTATTGATGGTAACACGTTCAGAAAGAACTTCCAAACATATGTAACTGTTCAAG TTCCTGCAAATATACAACTTTCTGCATCATCCATTGAAGTCATGCGGAACTCTACTACTCCAGTTGTAGTTTCTTGCATATCGGATAGTAATCCTCGTCCTACAGTGATGTGGCTGAAAAATGATAAGGTTATCAGTGACAGAAGTGGTAAATTCATTTACCAAGAATTGACAGAAATTAATGACACAGCATCAGGCAGCGAATTGATTCTAACCAAA GCGCGTTATCGTGACAAAGGAACATACACTTGCACAGCAACAAACGTGCGTGAGAGTGGTGAAAGCAAAGACAGCGTGAATTTGGAGGTAACTGTAAAGG GTGCTCCTGAAATTCATCATCCTGTAGAATACGTTGTCCTGCCTCAGAACAACAAAGTGGAGTTCACATGCACTTTTGATGGATATCCTCAAGCAAATGTAACGTGGTCATTTGCTGATGGGTCATCACTGCCATTAACTAGTCAGTTTGAG GTCTCTGACAACGTTAACGGGTCTCGTCGTTACCGTGTGTCAAAAATACTGACAGTGTATGGAACACAATGCAAGGAAACTTCCTTGTTATCGTACAGATGTTCTGCTATGAATGAATACAACCTTGGCAATTCTGCGCAAAGTGATGTGTTTGCTGTTGGCATAG GTAATGATTCTCTAACTTACGATCGTAATCTTAAATCCTGCAGAAATGCagtgaaattttgcaaatcaCATGGTGAATTGGTTGCTGTATCAACTCAAGctgttttgaacaaaataaggGCCGTAACAA GACAAAACTATTGGATATCTGCAAAATCTGCGTTTTACTGGCCCGGCGaagtttcacaaaatgttGATGGATGTGTCCGAATATTTCGCGGAGATAATCGGTGGTCAAGATTTACAGACGTGAATTCGAGCCCGCTTTGTGAAG CAACTCGGTATGCTGTTCAGCCTTCAATTGGTGCTGATCCAGTCGTATGTGATGGAAGAAAGCTCAATATTTCTTGGACTATACTGCCTGGTGCAACATCATTTCCTCATCAAATACAAGTGTACTTGTTATCAGACGTTTCAAG CTTGATCAAGGCTTATGAAGTACAACCTGGAGTACAAAATTTGCTGATTATGGATCTGAAACCTCAAAATGGATATTTTATACAG ATTCTTCCTTTATTCATGGGATGTGGGAACGCACCACTACGTGGTGGAAGAAATGCAATTACTGGTCGCGGAAACTTAACAGCTCCTGATAGAATTGAACTTACTTTCAATCAATCAGCCGACACCTGTACATTGGCTTGGCCTTCCGTGGTGAAAACTGGCCAAGATGAAGAAATAGGATATGTtgat ATCAAAATAACCGAATTTATCAACTCGGCTCGGTCAAACACTTTAAATTCCGCTGATGTAAACGTCACCAGAGTCGAAAAATCAAGATCAAATTACGTCATCAGTAACCTTAATCCAAACACCGATTATCAAGTAGAAGTTGGTGTTGTGGCTTCATCACCATGTAATGATCTCATTCCCACTGCTTGGTCGGATCCTGTTCGTGGAACTTGTGTCACCAGTCCTTCAA TTCCAACCAAGGTCGAGTTGTCATCGATACCACCCACCACAAATGGGAACCTTGTAATGGTCACTTTGGCTCCAGTGAGTGAAAGGAATGGCGACGTAAG CTGCTACTTCGTGGTCGTACAGACCACAATGGCAGGGGAAAATGTCACTGTGGAATCGGACATCAGTAAGCTAGTTCAAGCAGATAGTGAACCCGTGGATGGGCAGCCTTACATCGCCATGGCTTTGCAGAG ATTTGACGAAGAAATGGAAATTAACCTCGGAGATGGAAGCTTAACCTGCTGTGACGTTGCAAGTCTTGAAGAAGTCGATTGCACTGCAAACAGTAAAAGTAGAAAGCGAAGAGAAGTTTCAACAATAATTCGCGCACAAAACAGGCCATTGCCGGCTAATACCTCTTTCACATACTACGTGTTGACATCCACACCAAACGGAGAAGAAGCGCTCTATGGAGCAAGCTCTCGATCTGGTCCATTTATTGTGACACAAACCCTTAACA ATTCCAATGTCAATGCCAACAGCAACACTGTAATAATCGTTGTGATTGTGGTCGTAGTGCTGCTCGTTGGTGTTGTTCTTGCAGTTGTCATGATTTACAGGAG ACGACGAAGTAGAGCTTTCAGAAAAACAAATGCTCATTACGAGTGCCCTCTTCCAGTACCCGTTCCCATGGAAAATATCGCAATTGAACATCACAACTACG aaaatgTTGTTGCAAACATCCCTGTCGATCAGGAATATGAAGAATATTGTCCTGCTGATGAAAACGCCTTTGTCCAGTTCAACATCAGCGCCCATGATATACTTGCTtgttacaaaagaaaaagattgAACAAAGATGCCATGTTTGTTGAAGAATTTGAA AACACCTTACGTAACGAGGTAACAAAACAAGGGGTCCGTACGAAAGATGCAGAACTTGTTCAAAACCAAAGCAAGAACAGAATTGACAGCATATTACCAA GTGACATCGCTCGGGTCAAATTAACAATTGTTCAAAACGATCGTTCCACGGACTACATAAATGCATCGTTCATTAAC GGTTTTTCCAAAAGTTATCAGTTCATAGCAGCTCAAAGCCCAAAACAAAATACGATACAAGATTTTTGGAGAATGATTGTTGAACAGCGCTGTTCAGTGGTTGCCATGCTCACTCGTTTAGAAGAAAATTACATG GTCAGGTGCGAGAAATATTGGCCTGACctagaagaagaaaaaatatatggaaagtttgctgttaaAACCAAAAGTGAAACCTCATTTGGTGGATACGTTTTTCGAAAATTAACAGTCCAACGTCTTAACTCTCAG GATGTTGTGGAAATAAATCACTTCCAATATCTTGACTGGCCAGAACATGGTGTTCCATCCACAACCTCTTCGCTGTTTCGGTTTCATCAAGCTGTCATGAGCAAACAGACTTCTGCTTCTGTGCTTGTGCATTGCTG CGAGGGCGCTGGAAGAACTGGAATATTTATCGCTTTGGATTGTTTAAGCAAACAGTTCGCAAGTGAAACGAAAGTAAACATATTTGAGACTGTCTACAAGATGCGAATGGAAAGAACTGAAATGATTCAAAATGTT GCCCAGTACATTTATTTGCACAAGCTTCTAGCCGAGGTTTGTCAATTTGGAAACACTGATGTTGACATGGCGGCATTTCACCAATATCGAAATTCCCTTAACGT ACCAAATCAGCTTACTTCGTTCACCGGCATGCAGAATCAGTTCAGCCGTCTTGAAGTTGTGCCTccatttttcatcaaaacgttAGTAGCTGCTAAGTCAATCAGCAAAGATGCAAATACAATTACTGGCATTGTGCCAT ATGACCACAATTTGGCCTCTGTGGGAATGACATCAAGCGACGAAAAAGAGCCTTACATCAACGCTTCCAACATACCAGTATGCTTCAGACATATGCTTTCTTTTGTAACTGTCAacctttttttactttttatactttcttttgcttttaaGGCCTACAGTTCCGGTTTCCATTTCATAATTGCTCAAGATCCTGTTCCTGGAAACGTTCATTTATTCTGGCGTTGTATCATTGAAAACGGCATCAAATGCGTTGTAATGTTGGAAGAA GATAAATGTCTCACCAACTACTGGGCGCCAGATGGAATGGATGAGGCAATCTTTCAAGATGTCACAGTTAGGACTACCTACATGGAGCGTCTTTCCAGCTTCATTAAAAGAAGCATTGAAGTTATAAAAGAGAACGCACCG GAACCTTACGTTGTCACACAAATTCATCTTAAAAAATGGCCAAAGAATGGATTTCCACCGTCTACAAATGCACTGTTTGAAATGATCTCGTTGGCGGAGAAATGTAGCAAAGAAGCTGTAGAGATTAGAGGGAAAAAATTCGTCAGTCTTGTTCACTGCAG AGATGGTTCCAGTCAAGCTGGTATATTCTGCGCGATCGCAAACCTCCTTGATCGGTTGAAATGTGAGAGTAAAGTCGATGTGTTCAGAACAGTCAAGGACATCCGGGATTTGCGTCAAGGCGCAGTTGGCAACATTGAGCTCTACAACTATTGTTATGAGGCAGTTTGCGAGTATCTCGACACATCTCATTTGTATGACAGCATTAAATAA